Proteins co-encoded in one Phosphitispora fastidiosa genomic window:
- a CDS encoding efflux RND transporter permease subunit — EDQGAASVQFRLPAGATQARTQEVQLAVEKYLREQEGRNVRTIFTVTGGGGGGGASGQNTGQGFVNFVSWDDRPGKENSADAIVQRAA, encoded by the coding sequence CCGAGGACCAGGGCGCCGCCAGCGTCCAGTTCCGCCTGCCCGCCGGCGCGACCCAGGCGCGCACCCAGGAAGTGCAGCTCGCGGTCGAGAAATATCTGCGCGAGCAGGAGGGCAGGAACGTCCGCACCATCTTCACTGTCACCGGCGGCGGCGGCGGCGGCGGTGCCAGCGGCCAGAATACCGGTCAGGGCTTCGTCAACTTCGTCTCGTGGGACGATCGTCCGGGCAAGGAGAACAGTGCCGACGCGATCGTCCAGCGCGCAGCC